Proteins encoded together in one Bacteroidales bacterium window:
- a CDS encoding LytTR family DNA-binding domain-containing protein, whose translation MLPWEKRIPDYLTSRRNTVNFILFTAGFALIFINIYSPFGADKWLNVGAAEFFLYSSIVILIGMLVIVISRILMYVFTKRNSITYGAYGLWIIGEILILALVYTLIQWFFLHVKNDFSQVYRNSVRNTSFIIMLPYVISWLYLSFKDKYTILERMENSLSGSGSRIQETKSVSGFSMIPFHDEKGILKFSIKKEDVLYIEAADNYIFIHYIDRDKPARYMIRTTLKRIETELPHAGLIRCHRSFMVNIDNVKYIRKEKEGLIIGFEAPITVNVPISKTYLEGIIRKMSNFVETEK comes from the coding sequence ATGCTACCCTGGGAAAAAAGGATACCCGATTACCTAACAAGTCGCAGAAACACAGTTAATTTTATTCTGTTTACGGCAGGGTTTGCGCTGATCTTCATCAATATTTACTCACCTTTTGGGGCTGACAAATGGCTGAATGTCGGAGCAGCGGAATTTTTCCTGTATTCAAGTATAGTGATTCTCATAGGGATGCTTGTGATTGTCATCAGCCGCATACTGATGTATGTGTTTACAAAAAGAAATTCAATTACCTATGGTGCATATGGCCTTTGGATAATAGGTGAAATTCTCATTCTTGCACTTGTTTACACATTGATCCAGTGGTTTTTTCTACATGTAAAAAACGATTTTTCCCAGGTTTACAGGAACTCAGTCCGAAATACGAGCTTCATCATTATGCTGCCTTATGTAATTTCCTGGTTGTATTTATCCTTTAAGGATAAGTATACGATTCTTGAAAGAATGGAAAACAGCCTTTCCGGCTCCGGCTCCCGCATTCAGGAGACAAAAAGTGTTTCGGGCTTTTCAATGATACCTTTTCATGATGAAAAGGGCATTCTCAAATTTTCAATAAAGAAAGAAGATGTATTGTATATTGAAGCCGCTGATAACTATATATTCATTCATTATATTGACCGGGATAAGCCGGCCAGATATATGATCCGTACAACATTGAAGCGGATTGAGACTGAACTTCCCCATGCCGGTCTGATCCGCTGTCACAGGTCTTTCATGGTAAATATTGACAATGTGAAGTATATCCGCAAGGAAAAAGAAGGACTTATAATTGGATTTGAAGCACCCATCACTGTAAATGTTCCCATATCTAAAACTTACCTGGAAGGGATTATCCGGAAAATGTCAAACTTCGTGGAAACCGAGAAATAA
- a CDS encoding DUF6051 family protein, with amino-acid sequence MNFIQEYEELKSCFNLKGDSIPIGNSKLVIRNFDFTSKNSYPECQYNEEDTNIPENYNFRYPVIFPEHRYKTSRAIILLHGLNERTWHKHLTGAKFLASKTGKAVILFPLSFHINRGLPDWMDVRKMSVPLEQRKAKYPGIKDATVVNLALSERLTDHPERFLFSGFQSAMDLVSLMKQIDAGNHPLFGKGTTVDLFAYSISCMLLQTLMISNPGNVLKNSRIVLFAGGSLFSYIRGISRFIMDSVAFETLRQFYVGHSVTLGRPSKEIDPLLDHNFGRSFSALLTSDGLKKKREKALNEFSDNLMIIGLKADRIMPSDGIKAAFGEKLSREKFTLLDFPYPYSHENPFPVISNKFGKQVEDAFLSVFRPTLSFLS; translated from the coding sequence ATGAATTTTATACAAGAATACGAAGAACTTAAGTCGTGCTTCAATCTGAAAGGGGATTCAATTCCCATAGGCAACAGCAAACTGGTTATCCGCAACTTTGATTTTACGTCAAAAAATTCATACCCTGAATGTCAATACAATGAGGAGGATACCAATATTCCGGAAAATTACAATTTCAGGTACCCGGTGATATTTCCTGAGCATAGATACAAAACAAGCCGGGCGATTATCTTACTGCATGGTTTAAATGAAAGGACCTGGCACAAGCATTTAACAGGTGCAAAATTCCTGGCCTCAAAAACAGGCAAAGCAGTCATTCTTTTCCCGTTGTCTTTTCATATCAACAGGGGATTGCCCGATTGGATGGATGTTAGAAAAATGTCGGTTCCGCTGGAACAGCGAAAAGCAAAGTATCCGGGCATTAAGGATGCAACCGTGGTTAACCTGGCTTTAAGTGAGCGACTGACAGATCATCCTGAACGTTTTTTGTTTTCCGGTTTTCAAAGTGCAATGGACCTGGTAAGCCTGATGAAACAAATTGATGCAGGAAATCATCCTCTTTTTGGCAAAGGCACTACAGTTGATTTGTTTGCTTATTCAATCAGTTGCATGCTGCTTCAAACTCTCATGATCAGCAATCCGGGCAATGTGCTTAAGAATTCGAGGATTGTGCTGTTCGCGGGCGGATCCCTGTTCAGTTATATCCGTGGAATTTCAAGATTCATAATGGATAGTGTGGCTTTTGAAACCCTAAGACAGTTTTATGTTGGCCATTCTGTAACTCTCGGTAGACCTTCAAAAGAGATTGATCCCTTATTGGATCATAATTTCGGTCGCAGTTTTAGTGCGCTTCTGACTTCTGATGGTTTAAAAAAGAAACGCGAAAAGGCATTAAACGAGTTTTCAGATAACCTGATGATCATTGGCCTGAAAGCGGATCGAATCATGCCGTCTGACGGAATAAAGGCCGCATTTGGTGAAAAACTGAGCAGGGAGAAATTTACATTACTTGATTTTCCTTATCCGTATTCTCATGAAAACCCGTTTCCTGTTATAAGTAATAAATTTGGAAAACAGGTAGAAGACGCCTTTTTATCGGTTTTCAGGCCAACTTTGAGCTTTCTCAGTTGA
- a CDS encoding hybrid sensor histidine kinase/response regulator, with translation MKINEQSILIVDDVPKNIQLLGSILKEEAYDLEFATSGKEALEWLDSKQFDLVLLDIMMPEMDGFEVCRRIKENPLTREVSVIFLTAKADFQSIIQGFESGAVDYITKPYNRKELLIRVKTHLTLQQQRKQLEQSTAFEKKIFSIIGHDLRSPMGNIRTYIDAFLQINNNLDESVLTLLKDLYLLSDNAFNLLENLLNWAKTQSGGIICRPQQENIAFLVKNVLNLFALQADNKQISLKYEGEDIVEGYYDPELISVVIRNLVSNSLKFTPHGGSVIIRAQQTIVNNTKRLLVSVTDTGTGMTAEVMDNLINKNIHYTTYGTDNEKGSGLGFQLCKEFVALNGGSVWIESALNEGSVFYVSLPASALQ, from the coding sequence ATGAAAATAAATGAACAGAGTATCCTCATTGTGGATGATGTGCCTAAAAACATCCAGTTGCTCGGAAGTATATTGAAGGAGGAGGCATACGATCTTGAATTTGCAACAAGCGGCAAAGAGGCTCTTGAATGGCTCGATTCAAAACAGTTTGACCTTGTTTTACTCGATATCATGATGCCTGAAATGGATGGTTTCGAGGTTTGCCGCCGGATTAAGGAAAATCCTCTTACTCGTGAAGTATCCGTGATCTTTTTAACTGCCAAAGCTGATTTCCAGAGTATCATACAGGGTTTTGAATCCGGTGCTGTTGATTATATCACCAAACCATATAACCGCAAAGAACTGCTCATCAGGGTAAAAACGCACCTTACCCTTCAGCAGCAGCGAAAGCAACTGGAGCAATCAACAGCGTTTGAGAAAAAGATATTTTCGATTATCGGCCATGATCTCAGAAGCCCGATGGGAAATATCCGTACTTACATTGACGCATTTCTTCAGATCAATAATAACCTGGATGAAAGTGTCCTCACCCTCTTAAAAGATTTATACCTTCTGTCGGATAATGCTTTCAACCTGCTTGAAAACCTTTTGAACTGGGCGAAAACTCAGTCGGGTGGAATAATTTGCCGGCCCCAACAGGAGAATATAGCCTTTCTTGTTAAAAATGTTCTTAATTTATTCGCACTTCAGGCTGATAACAAGCAAATCAGCCTCAAATATGAAGGCGAAGATATTGTTGAAGGATACTATGATCCCGAGCTCATTTCAGTTGTCATAAGAAACCTTGTGTCTAATTCTCTTAAATTCACTCCGCACGGTGGTTCTGTAATTATAAGGGCCCAACAGACCATTGTAAATAATACAAAGCGGCTGCTTGTAAGTGTAACGGATACAGGAACCGGCATGACAGCCGAAGTAATGGATAACCTGATCAATAAAAATATCCATTACACCACATATGGTACGGATAATGAAAAGGGATCCGGGCTGGGGTTCCAGCTTTGCAAAGAATTTGTTGCACTAAATGGCGGATCGGTGTGGATTGAAAGCGCTCTCAACGAAGGAAGTGTTTTCTATGTAAGCCTTCCTGCATCGGCCTTACAGTGA
- a CDS encoding PAS domain S-box protein translates to MKHRDNSFFAFPSTIGKNGIPDIDYRQISEFLYDQLIDAFIFFKAEVPVDWNLYATSSEKINVFADGFIVAQVNDAFLKQCQFDDESVREISVRQLFGSEFDTNTEAFASLISKHEYFGEFTMPRGDGQVTWVEANYRFVKDEANHTIGIVVVQRDISQRKLAYRAHAETEESLRKMTHLSFQAIGVINNGKVIDVNKAMEKLTGYSHVEMVDGQILSACFKRKDSKILFSKTWKETPGTLEILLYRKDSKAINVQVETQVITYKNQLLHVIGIFDITNRKLIEEEIIKLSIALDQSANEIIITHKNAAIEYVNRSFTNVTGYLPSEVIGKNPRILKSGMHTKQFYKEMWAKLVKGQKWEGEFLNRKKNGELYWEQATITPIRNKQSEIIRYIAIKEDITLRKKAEQSLRDSEEKFRSMVSNIPGVVYRCATDDDWTVLFITDAIENLTGYKAADFEKNQNKSMAGIIHPDDLSHVREAVTEGLRDFRQFNIEYRILTRYKTVKWISNNGRAVVDDQNNIKWVDGFLLDITERIQALEELRKAKIAAEEANNAKSEFLANISHEIRTPLNSVLGFTELLEGLTSDNIQIKYLNSIKASGKNLMMLINDLLDLSKIEAGKMTLHFTFFDIRRLLDEIRNVFSLRVTIKGIRYIEKIENRFPAEIKFDEVRLRQILINLVGNAVKFTHQGEIKIIIKATLKNTSGVRPLMKLDISVTDTGIGIPESSFRLIFESFRQHSQLDSRKYEGTGLGLAITKRLVEAMQGTISVKSQVGQGSTFRVVFRDVEYSETSINALNSPLHPEKKSDLVKTTGFTDRPGNILDGHVDLTSIKNIDYNLLVKRFENELTNRWKMFEKKQPLRDIQSFAQEISNLGRSSKLDFIASYGDQLLSTIENFDIEEMRLKLDYFPDLIKQLKNIGHENK, encoded by the coding sequence ATGAAACACCGGGATAATTCCTTTTTTGCTTTCCCTTCGACTATAGGTAAGAACGGTATTCCCGATATCGATTATCGTCAGATCAGCGAATTTCTATACGATCAGCTGATTGATGCCTTCATTTTCTTTAAAGCAGAGGTTCCGGTTGACTGGAATCTTTATGCTACATCATCTGAAAAAATAAATGTATTTGCCGACGGATTTATTGTTGCCCAGGTAAATGATGCATTTCTTAAGCAATGTCAGTTCGATGATGAATCAGTAAGAGAAATATCAGTAAGGCAATTATTCGGTAGCGAATTCGACACCAATACGGAGGCTTTTGCGTCTCTGATCTCCAAACACGAGTATTTCGGTGAATTTACAATGCCCAGGGGCGACGGACAGGTTACCTGGGTCGAAGCCAATTATCGCTTTGTAAAGGATGAAGCAAATCATACAATTGGAATAGTTGTTGTACAGCGGGATATTTCACAACGAAAACTGGCATACCGTGCACATGCCGAAACCGAGGAAAGCCTGCGCAAAATGACCCATCTATCTTTTCAGGCTATTGGCGTTATTAACAATGGCAAAGTGATTGATGTAAACAAGGCAATGGAAAAACTTACCGGTTACAGCCATGTTGAAATGGTTGATGGTCAGATACTTTCTGCCTGTTTTAAGCGGAAGGACTCTAAAATCCTGTTCAGCAAAACATGGAAAGAAACACCGGGTACGCTTGAAATTCTATTATATCGCAAAGACAGTAAAGCCATCAATGTTCAGGTTGAAACTCAGGTAATCACTTACAAAAATCAGCTTCTTCATGTAATCGGTATCTTCGACATCACAAATCGCAAACTGATTGAAGAAGAAATTATCAAACTCTCCATTGCACTCGATCAAAGCGCCAATGAAATTATCATTACCCATAAAAACGCGGCCATTGAATATGTGAACCGTTCTTTTACTAATGTAACCGGTTATCTGCCTTCGGAAGTTATCGGTAAAAACCCGAGGATATTGAAATCAGGCATGCACACAAAACAGTTCTATAAAGAAATGTGGGCAAAACTGGTGAAGGGACAAAAGTGGGAGGGCGAATTCCTGAACAGGAAAAAGAATGGTGAATTATACTGGGAACAAGCTACAATAACCCCGATTCGCAATAAACAAAGTGAGATAATCCGTTATATTGCCATTAAGGAAGACATTACTCTCAGGAAAAAGGCAGAGCAATCATTAAGAGACAGCGAAGAGAAATTCAGGTCAATGGTTTCAAATATTCCGGGTGTTGTATACCGGTGCGCCACCGACGATGACTGGACGGTACTTTTTATTACCGATGCCATTGAGAACTTAACCGGTTATAAAGCTGCCGATTTTGAAAAGAACCAGAACAAATCCATGGCAGGAATTATACATCCGGATGATCTGTCACATGTGAGGGAGGCTGTAACGGAAGGATTACGTGATTTCAGACAGTTCAATATTGAATACCGTATACTCACGCGGTACAAAACCGTTAAATGGATATCCAATAACGGTAGGGCTGTAGTGGACGATCAGAATAATATAAAATGGGTTGACGGATTTCTTCTTGATATTACGGAAAGGATCCAGGCACTCGAGGAACTCCGAAAAGCAAAAATAGCCGCCGAAGAAGCCAATAATGCCAAGAGTGAATTCCTTGCCAATATCAGCCATGAAATTCGTACCCCTCTGAACTCGGTTCTTGGTTTTACGGAACTTCTTGAAGGTCTGACATCCGATAATATACAGATTAAATATCTCAACAGCATCAAAGCAAGCGGAAAAAACCTGATGATGCTGATCAATGACCTGCTTGATCTTTCAAAAATCGAGGCAGGAAAGATGACGCTACACTTTACTTTCTTCGATATCCGCAGATTGCTCGATGAAATAAGGAATGTGTTTTCATTGCGGGTAACCATTAAGGGAATCCGATATATTGAAAAAATCGAAAACCGTTTTCCGGCCGAAATCAAATTTGACGAGGTCAGGTTACGGCAAATCCTGATTAACCTGGTTGGTAATGCTGTTAAATTTACACACCAGGGAGAAATTAAAATTATTATTAAGGCCACTCTTAAAAATACAAGCGGTGTCCGACCTTTAATGAAGCTTGATATCAGTGTCACAGATACCGGCATCGGTATTCCCGAAAGTTCTTTCAGGCTGATTTTTGAATCATTCAGACAGCATTCACAGCTGGATTCAAGAAAATATGAAGGAACCGGACTGGGCCTGGCTATAACAAAGCGACTTGTTGAAGCCATGCAGGGAACAATCAGTGTTAAAAGCCAGGTAGGACAGGGTAGTACATTCCGTGTGGTTTTCAGGGACGTTGAGTATTCTGAGACTTCAATAAATGCGCTTAATTCTCCGCTTCACCCTGAAAAGAAATCTGATTTGGTGAAAACTACAGGTTTTACTGACAGACCCGGGAATATACTTGATGGACATGTGGATTTGACTTCAATCAAGAACATTGATTACAATCTGCTCGTTAAACGTTTTGAAAATGAACTCACCAACAGGTGGAAAATGTTTGAGAAAAAGCAACCTTTAAGGGATATTCAATCCTTTGCCCAGGAAATCTCCAATCTGGGCCGCAGTTCAAAGCTTGATTTCATTGCATCTTACGGCGACCAGTTATTATCGACTATTGAGAATTTTGATATAGAGGAAATGCGGCTCAAATTAGACTACTTTCCGGATCTGATCAAACAATTGAAAAACATTGGCCATGAAAATAAATGA
- a CDS encoding sugar transferase — protein sequence METLKNITRSIERMYNQPEKLMVLVDEFNLDMLEYIIKSKSGLQITYILTDSPVVRMHFKYSSRIYPLRANIRSLLRHDVVDEILCCLTCMPKPVSDEVVNICRQYGVSLLIPEYGNFPGLKVQRTQYIGKHKMLVMETNPRKTYGYLYKTLWETSFAALALLLMSPLFIAIAVAIKLTGRGPVFFKQLRVGLRGRKFYIYKFRTMVANAEQLKASLKDMNEADGPAFKMKNDPRITPIGRLLRKTAMDELPQLLNVVKGEMSLIGPRPLVPNEASAHEEWHLKRLSIKPGITCTWQMIPERNSVTFDQWMELDKHYVENWSIFYDVRIFLGTIRSFFLAKGI from the coding sequence GTGGAAACACTTAAAAACATAACCCGATCAATTGAACGAATGTATAACCAACCGGAGAAATTAATGGTGCTGGTTGACGAGTTCAATCTTGATATGCTTGAGTATATTATAAAATCAAAATCAGGCTTACAGATCACCTATATCCTTACCGATTCTCCTGTCGTAAGGATGCATTTCAAATACAGTTCAAGGATCTATCCTCTGAGGGCTAACATAAGAAGCCTTTTAAGGCATGATGTGGTCGACGAAATACTATGTTGTTTAACCTGCATGCCTAAGCCTGTTTCTGACGAGGTAGTGAATATCTGCCGGCAGTATGGTGTGTCGTTGCTGATTCCTGAATATGGAAATTTCCCGGGTCTTAAAGTTCAGAGGACGCAGTATATCGGAAAGCATAAGATGCTTGTTATGGAAACCAATCCCAGGAAGACATATGGCTATCTGTATAAAACTCTATGGGAAACCAGTTTTGCGGCACTCGCGTTGCTTCTGATGTCGCCCTTGTTTATTGCGATTGCCGTGGCCATTAAACTTACAGGCCGGGGACCGGTATTTTTCAAACAATTACGAGTAGGATTGAGAGGAAGGAAATTTTACATCTATAAATTCCGCACAATGGTAGCTAATGCAGAACAACTCAAGGCCAGTTTAAAAGACATGAATGAGGCCGACGGCCCTGCATTTAAAATGAAAAACGACCCGAGGATAACACCCATTGGCAGGTTGTTGCGGAAAACAGCTATGGACGAATTACCCCAGTTGCTCAACGTGGTTAAAGGTGAAATGTCGTTAATAGGGCCACGACCACTTGTTCCCAACGAGGCATCAGCCCATGAAGAATGGCATCTGAAGCGGTTAAGCATAAAACCAGGGATCACCTGCACCTGGCAGATGATACCTGAGCGAAACAGTGTTACTTTTGATCAATGGATGGAACTTGACAAGCACTATGTAGAGAACTGGTCAATTTTTTATGATGTACGGATATTTTTAGGAACCATCCGTTCATTCTTCCTTGCAAAAGGCATTTAA
- a CDS encoding exonuclease domain-containing protein produces MYAIIDIETTGGNPKRDKITEIAVLLHNGSDIISEYSTLVNPECRIPQHISSLTGITNEMVADAPKFYEIARKLVEITQDAVFVAHNVSFDYGFVRSEFQRLGYDYKREQLCTVRLSRKIIPGHASYSLGRLCDDLHISINGRHRALGDASATAILFDILLDTERNIGTNYICGLTTMGSFRHPSLNPDKIRNLPEEPGVYYMYNQEAELIYIGKSRNIKSRVMSHFSNKTTSKAMKMQTQVADIDCECTGSELIALLKESYEIKKHKPLFNRRQRRSLFRYELVNYTDENGYIRFSIAKTTENEQSPLVCFTTKAEANNFLCHMIEKYSLCQKLCGVYPTEGNCFHFEIGACRGACIGKEPALIYNQRAMKVINEYNFGIRNMLIIDGGRNAFEKSVIKIENGKYIGFGYFAPSFIEDNPGIFHECIKQYPDNREVQQIIRQYLRNNKVEKIMVY; encoded by the coding sequence ATGTATGCCATAATTGATATCGAAACCACAGGTGGTAACCCCAAAAGGGATAAAATCACCGAAATAGCGGTATTATTACATAACGGTTCAGATATAATAAGTGAGTATAGTACGCTTGTAAATCCTGAGTGCCGGATCCCGCAACATATCAGTTCACTTACAGGCATTACAAATGAGATGGTTGCCGATGCCCCGAAGTTTTATGAAATTGCCAGGAAGTTGGTAGAAATAACCCAGGATGCTGTTTTTGTGGCTCATAATGTGTCATTCGACTATGGATTTGTCCGTAGTGAGTTTCAGCGCCTGGGATATGATTATAAACGCGAACAGCTTTGCACGGTTCGCCTTAGCCGGAAGATCATTCCGGGGCATGCATCATACAGCCTTGGCAGGCTATGCGACGATCTGCATATTTCTATTAACGGTAGACACAGGGCACTTGGCGATGCAAGTGCTACAGCAATTCTTTTCGACATACTCCTGGATACTGAGCGGAACATCGGCACCAATTATATTTGCGGATTAACCACAATGGGTTCTTTCAGGCATCCTTCTCTTAACCCGGATAAAATCAGGAACCTGCCTGAAGAACCTGGCGTTTATTATATGTATAACCAGGAGGCCGAACTTATTTACATCGGGAAGAGCCGGAATATCAAGAGTCGGGTAATGTCGCACTTTTCAAATAAGACCACATCAAAGGCAATGAAAATGCAGACGCAGGTTGCAGATATTGATTGTGAATGCACAGGAAGCGAACTGATTGCGTTGTTGAAAGAATCCTATGAGATTAAAAAACATAAGCCCCTGTTTAACCGGAGGCAAAGAAGATCGCTGTTCCGTTATGAGCTTGTCAATTATACGGATGAAAACGGGTATATCCGTTTTTCAATAGCTAAAACAACCGAGAATGAACAGTCGCCCCTTGTTTGCTTTACTACAAAAGCCGAAGCCAATAATTTTCTTTGCCATATGATCGAGAAGTATTCATTATGTCAGAAATTATGTGGTGTCTACCCTACCGAGGGCAATTGTTTTCACTTTGAAATAGGCGCATGCAGGGGTGCCTGCATAGGAAAGGAACCTGCCCTGATTTACAACCAACGGGCGATGAAAGTAATCAATGAATATAATTTCGGAATCCGGAATATGCTTATTATAGATGGAGGAAGAAATGCTTTTGAAAAATCGGTAATTAAAATTGAAAACGGGAAATACATCGGATTTGGTTATTTTGCCCCCTCATTTATTGAGGACAACCCCGGAATTTTTCATGAATGTATTAAACAATACCCCGATAACAGGGAGGTTCAGCAAATCATCAGGCAATACCTGAGAAACAATAAAGTAGAAAAGATAATGGTGTACTGA